The genomic DNA GCTTTACCTGTGCGGGCTGCGTTTGTACAACATAAGGATCACTCCGAACGACCGTCGGCTGGATACTGGACAGCGATACAGGTTTGCATTCCTTGCACATCCATTCCTTCTCCTTGACCAAGACGACCTCGCTGTCAATGCACGGATCATGACATAGTTGATGCCATGCCCTGTTGCACGAGTCGCAAAAGACAATAGCATTGGTAAATGGGCTATGGCCCCTTTGGCAATGTACACAATTGGCATTGATATCCTTGCCCTTCCGCATAACGCGTTTGCACTTTCGTGCCGAGCCGGGAGTTGTAGCAAGATTGCTAGATGGGCTCGGAACAGCGGCGGTATTCCTGTTACTAAATGACGGAGACGACGCCGGAGGAGGCACGTATAAGGAAGGACGGTTGACTTGTCGACCCGATTTGGTCTGCGTTGCCGGCGGTGCAATGTCAGATTCATCAGAAGTAGAGTCCCCAGCCTTTATGATCCCTTCACCGTCGTCATAATCACCACGTCTGCGTCTTTTCACAGTGCGTTTGGTTCCATTCGCAGACTGCCGGGCGCGAGGAGCAGCCGTCTTCTGCTGCTTAGCCGTCTTAGTCCCTAGCGCCATTGCTTGCGGTTGCGATTGTGGATTTAGATGAGTTGATACTGGATCTGCTGGCTTCGGAGCAAGATTAATCATGTCTGTTGTAGATGTTTCAATATAATCGTTCTGGGCAGGTGCCGGTATACTAGGTTGAGGGCCAGCCGGCCGCGACGGCGGCAAGTGCGAGGGTGTGATTTCCAAAAATGCAGAAGAAGACTTCATATTGCCCGTGCCTTGTGCCTTCCACTTATTATTCAAGTTTGTATCAATCGATGGTGAATTCCAGCCACTGATAGGATCAAAACCATCTTTTCTCGCGAAACTACCCGTCACCCGTGCCAAAAGCTCTGTAGTAGCCGGCGAGAGCTTGGGGATATCAACTCTACCCGTGATAGTACTTGGTTTCTTTATAGCATCCGACGGCGGTCTAACGGATGGATCGATGTTGGTGGTATTTTGACTCTGTGGCATTGACGAAGAGGTGGTCAACTGTGTGTGGGATGATGGCGTGGTTTCTATAGACGCCCGGGGAAAAACCCCATTTTCCTGTGTCAATCCCTGGCTGGACGAATTGCAGCGATTGCACTGGgtgagagaaagaaaaatatGTACAAATGTATGCCCTAGACGGGTTGTGTACTATCGCACGAAAACGAAGCTCTACTTGCCGGGTGCAGAGGTCTGTATAGCATCACGTGACAAAAGGGATTTCTCCGCTTCAGTTGGGACGAGCCACTGTCATTCACCTGGACACGATTGTAAACAAGAATGGAAGATCTCGTTATACTTTCGTTGCTCAAGTTATGTTATGTCCAATGCTATGTGATGTTGGAGCTATATGACATGATGCTCATAGATCTTCAGGACCCCGACCCCTGTACCCCAGGGGTACATGCAGCTAATATAAACAGTTATGGCACACATGTCGCTCTACGATACTACTCCATCCTGCTTCAAACGGGCTATATCTTCCTTACCATATTCAATTCCTCCAAGGATTTCATCCGTGTGTTGACCCAAAGTCGGCGGTGGCGTCCTAATGCCTGGTGTGGCAtgcgaatacttgatggGCGTATTCACCAACTTGACGGGACCACAGTCCGGGTGGTCAACTTCAGTGACCATTCCACGTGCTTGGACTATGAAAGGGAATATATCAGTAGGCTGGCTCGAAATTGCTTAGATCTAACTCACCGTGCGAGTGGTTTAGTGTTCCTTGAATATCGTTTACAGCAGCATACGGCATCCCGCTTCCCTCAAAAACCTCGAGCCATTCCTGGGTTGTCTTCTGTTTCGTCGTGTTCTCGATTAAGCCGTCTATCTCCTCACGATGCTTCACTCGATCGCTGTTTGTGACAAAGCGGGCATCTGTCTTCCAATCGGGATATCCCAGTCGATCGCACAGCACTCCAAATAATTTGTCATTGCCGCCTCCGAAAAGAATGTCCCCATCACGGGTTTTGTAGCTCCGGTAGGGTACAATGGATGCTATAAGATTGTCAAGAGTTGGCTTCCAAGGATACAGTATGATTTTCTTCACTTACGATGCGCGGTGCCCCATCGTCCCGAGTCCTTCTTCCCACTGATAAGAGCGGAACTGGCAAGATTCGACAGTGTCGCAACCTGACAATCGCTCAGGGATGCGTCGATATGCTGCCCCTTTCCAGTCCGTCCACGGGCGATAAGCGCAGCCATGATTGCGTTCGAAGTATATAACCCCGTTGTTAAATCTGTAACCGCCACACCCACTTTAACTGGAGCGCCATCCCGCGCCCCCGTGATGTGCATCAGGCCCATCTCCGCTTCGACCATCACGTCGTATCCAGCTCGGTTGCTATATGGACCCGTCTGGCCGTACCCGGTGATGCTGGCGTAGATTAACTTGGGATTGATAGCGTGCAGTGTTTCGTAATCCATATTGTACTTCTTGAGACCTCCAGGGAGGTAGTTTTCAACGAGAACATCGCATTCCTTGACAAGCTTGTGCAGAATCTCGACGCCGGACTTGTGAGCGAAAGAGAGGCCAATCGACTTCTTATTGCGGTTCACCTATTGCGCGTCAATTTGGGACCGTCTGGATTGATCATGGGCAAGTGTGTCGTACAGCTAAGTAGTAAGCGCTCTCGCCAGGGCCCTGTCGCGACTCGTCCTGGTATTTCGCAAATGGCGGACCCCAGGCTCGAGTATCATCACCACGCACAGGGTGTTCGATTTTAATGACCTCTGCTCTATTCGGAGCGGATGATATTAGCACACGCACGCGGCGAGCTATAGAATTGGATTGCGTACCCTAAGTCTCCCAAGATCTGCGTACAGTATGGCTAGCAGACAAAGAAAGGTCAGCATACCGAATAATAATTACACTAAACGAAATTGAAAATGAATAATATACTCACACCAGCCAGAACTCTGGTCATATCAAGCACCTTAATTCCAGTCAGAGGCAGTGTATCGCCAACAGCGCTCGAATAACTTTGTCGCCATGGTGCCGTGCGCCGGAGACCAGTCGCAGCAGCAATAGTAGGACTATTCACCACTGGCCGACGGACGAGGGCCTGAAACTTCAATGCGACGCTCATAATAACAAACCCACTGAAACTATTGTCATCCCACTTTAATAGAAAAGGGATTGAATGGGTAATGGAAAGTGGTGCTACTTGTAGTTCGCATCCCACCGCCGACACCGCTCGGCGATATATAAAGAGAGCCGAGGTCAACCGATTTGACATCAATTTCGAGTTCTCTCGTCCTCAGCGCTATTTCGGATTACCGTACTATGTTTACTGGCCTTGTTGAAAAGATTGGGAGTAATCTTTCCCCtcactcttcttcttttgatAATCACCCAAGCTAACGGTTTTATTACAGGGGTGACGTCCCTCGAGCCCCTCGACACCTCGTCGAGCGGAGGTGGTGGCACATCGTTGACCATTTCCAACTGCGAAGAGATCCTCACAGATGCTCATCTGGGCGATAGCATCGCCGTTAATGGTAAGGCGACGCGCGTCTGACACATAATCTGTTCAAGAAGAATCACCGCGCATCCCCCTCCATGGAACGTGGGGGAGAGGAAGGCAAGACGGCAAGACTCAAAACTAACTGCATACAGGAACATGCCTCACAGTAACCGCCTTCGACAAGACCTGGTTCAAGGTCGGCGTCGCCCCTGAAACCCTCCGCCGCACAAACCTGGGCTCCCTCAAGACAAATTCCACTGTCAATCTCGAACGCGCCGTCAAGGCCGACACGCGCATGGGCGGCCACTTTGTCCAGGGCCACGTCGACACCGTCGCAACAATCTTGTCCGTGATGCCGGAAGGTAACGCTTTGGTCTTCCGTCTGCAGCCGCGCGATAAGGGTGTGTTGCGTTATATCGTTGAGAAGGGCTATGTGACCTTGGACGGTGCGAGTCTGACAGTGACCAAGGTTgttgatggggaggagggTTACTGGGAGGTAATGCTTATTGCGTACACCCAGGAGAAGATTGTTACGGCATCTAAGAAAGTTGGGGAGGAAGTTAATGTTGAGATTGACATTGTCGGGAAGTACGTTGAGAAGAGTGTGGAGAGCTACTTTACCCAGGCTTCTGGAGGTGACTATGGGATTTTAGAGAAGATGGTCTCTCGTATTGTGGATGAGAGACTCAAGAATTGATGAGGAAAACGGACGCATGATTTACGGTAGCATTATATTATAATCTCTCAGTCAGCATATACATTTTATTCTAACTGCGAATAGACTTGTGGGTATAATTTTTGAAGCCTCCCAGCGCAACAATACATTGAAGATGCTTTTCCAATCCTTGGTTGTAACCTTTTGCTACTCTCACACAGAGCGCAAATGCTAATGCAACTGGTACAGTCGCATATTATAGGTAGTCACCATAAGTATGCGGCAGCCAACGAAGGTCTTCCGGACCAATGTCAAGCTTTACCGGTATGGACTGTTGACGATAACCCGTCATTGAGGTCTGAAGCAGACCAAAGAGGCTGCTAAATGTTGGGCTTAAGTCGCAGTGATAGACGCACCCGTTCATTCCTCCATGGAATCGTCACTATCCATCTCACCTTCCTGCTCTTCTCCCTCACCTTCCTCAAGGTCGTCACTGAGccagtcatcttcatcatccatcacttcatcctcgtcatcgcTCTTGACTTCCTTTCCTTCAGCTCTAGCCTTAGCTTtctcctgcttcttcttttcaatATTGtccttttgctgcttctttctttgctccttctccttctttctctGATCCCAGCTCTTTTCCATCTTCTTAACTTCATCTGCAGACTTCGTAATGTAATCGTGCCACATGACCTTGCCTTCACATAGTCCCTCCTCGACCTTGGTCAATCGGAGTCGCATGCGAGGGCCCAATTCAACCAGCTTAACTGCCCGTTTCTCGACCTCAGGCGCGCTGTTTATTTTCTTCTCAGCCTTCTCTTTGTCGCCAGCCTTCATGCGCTGCAAATCTCTCTTGTTCAGAATCTTCCTGGTGGTGCTCTccgcaacctcaacctccgcATCCGTGTCCATTTCAGTCTCGCTTGTCGAAGTGTAGCCGGCTGCCGACGGGTCGAGTAAATAGTCTGCAGCATCTTCGAGTTTCCCCAAATTAGGAACAGCAGCCTTGGGATCTTTGTTTCGAACCTCCTTAGGGTCGAGGCGGCGAATCCGTTTCGAGATACCGGTCTTCTTCGTACTGATCGCGTAATGTCTCAAAGTCATGATATACGAATCGCTTCCCTCTTCTTGCTCTCTGTTCAAGAGCATGATACGGCGGATAGAGGACAGCGGCGTAGCCTGGGGATTGATCGGAGGGAACATCGACTGGAAGATGGTTGTACATAAGCTCTCGAGACGCTTGGGCACTTTCGAGTCTTCTGTCGCATCAGGCGAGTTGAAGTTGTTCATGACGAGCAGGGGTGGTGTTTTGTGATCCTGTCCACCGCCTCTCGGGCGCTTCAATGCTTTCTCGACATCTTTGCATAACGAATAGTTCTCGACATGGAAGTGAAGAGTTGGTCCGCGAGGAGTGAGCGCAAGACGCATATTGGTGTTTCCGGTGGCCGATTTCGAGAATAGCATGAGGTGAGAGACACCGAGAGGGCCCGTCATGACCGTATAGTCCCTCAATCTGTTGGATTTACGTTCCTGAAGCACAGAATTTCCATTAGACATTGTCTGAAGAAACTTCATATTCTGTTTAAATCGCGCATCTCACCTTCAACCGCACAGCCGTATCAGGCTCCATCATCAATCGAACATCCTTAACCAGCTGGCTAACACTCGAACCGACTTGCGAAGCGCCGACTCGAATAACCATAGACTTCGGAGTCTTGCTCACATTGCCGGAAGCAGTGACACTGGCCTTTGCCTTGGCCGACGCATTAGCTGGCTTCGCATGAGTGCGATTCTTGACTCGCCTTGCCATTATGAACTAGTCAATGACAAGAAGATTGATATGCAAAAAATCAAAATTTGACGTTGTCTAGAAGCGGAAGTGgacttttctctttttttctccgCCGGAGACCCGACGATCGCCGGATCAATGATGTTGCGGCGCCCAAAATTTATCTGGAGATAACCATCGAagtgaagaagaataaaaaaaTTTCAATCACACTATACGAAATGCCCGGATtcaagaagcaaaagaccGTGAAGCTGGAATCACGTAAGGTCAAGGAACCAGAGCCCCCCAGCCGCGAAGACTCTGGCTCTGAAGCTGAAGAGACCCCCGATAACCCTCAAGCGCAAGATGAGACCGCCGAAGCAGGAGACAAGAAGCCGCTTCCCAaatcgttcaaagagttagGAGTGATCCCGCAATTATGTGAAGCTTGCGACAACTTGGGATTCAAGGCCCCCACCGCAATTCAGTCCGAAGCTATTCCGTTGGCTTTGCAAGGCCGTGATTTGATCGGTTTGGCAGAGACGGGAAGTGGAAAGACCGCAGCTTTTGCTCTCCCGATCCTACAAGGTACGGACAGTTTTCCGAGGAATAACTTCAAGAGAAGGTTCGCTGACAGGAGGCTCTAGCCCTCATGGAGAAGCCCCAGTCCCTCTTCGGTCTCATCCTCGCCCCAACCCGTGAATTAGCATACCAGATCTCTCAATCCTTTGAAACTCTCGGCTCGACCATCTCCGTTCGATGCGCAACAATAGTCGGAGGTATGGACATGGTATCCCAATCGATTGCGCTTGGAAAGAAGCCACACATCGTCGTTGCGACTCCCGGTCGTTTGCTGGACCACATGGAGAACACCAAGGGCTTTTCCCTCCGCAGTCTCAAATACCTCGTCATGGACGAAGCAGATAGACTGCTTGACATGGACTTCGGTCCCCTCCTGGATAAGATCCTGAAAGTGCTCCCCAGAGAACGCCGCACATACCTCTTTTCCGCGACACTCAGTTCCAAAGTGGAATCATTGCAGCGCGCCTCCCTCTCCAACCCGCTCAAGGTGTCTATCTCCTCGAGCAAATACCAAACCGTCTCAACCCTTATGCAGTCATATCTCTTCATTCCTCACAAGTTCAAGGACCTCTACCTGGTCTACCTGCTTAACGAATTCGCCGGCCAATCTGCCATCATTTTCACCCGCACTGTCCACGAAACACAACGCATGTCCTTCCTTCTCAGAGCCCTGGGATTTGGCGCTATTCCTCTCCACGGTCAACTCTCTCAGTCCGCCCGTCTGGGTGCCCTGGGCAAGTTTCGTTCCCGCAGCCGTGATATCTTGGTCGCTACTGATGTCGCAGCCCGTGGTCTGGATATCCCGTCCGTCGACGTGGTTCTGAACTTCGACCTTCCCACTGATAGCAAGACATACGTTCACCGTGTCGGACGTACCGCGCGTGCCGGAAAGAGTGGTGTGGCCATTAGCTTCTTGACACAGTATGATATCGAGGTTTGGCAGCGCATTGAGAGAGCCCTGGGCAAGCAACTTGATGAGTACGCTATCAAGAAGGACGAGGTGATGGTGTTCGCTGAACGTGTTTCGGAGGCTCAGCGACAGGCAATCATGGAGATGAAGGCCTAcgatgagaagaagggaaCCAGAGGCAAGAAGGGTAGAGGGAAACGATCTCGTGATGAGAtggacgaagaggaaggttAATTACAATCTACTTGCTACTATTCTTTGTTGGATATACCTATTTATGCCTGGTGATGATTATTATTTTCGGAGTTTGATGGGAAAAGTTAAATAgatgtttgctttattgacAAACAGAGAATCATTCCATAATCCATGTCTCATCCATAACCTGTATGGCATTGCAGAGTAGGCGACTTCGTTTTTTTTAGTATCAATTAATAAGAAGCCCATTTCATCAGACCATGTTCGCTAAACGAAAGAATGCAAATCATGAGGGTAATCTGAAAGCTATTAAAGAATGGATAACTCAAGAAGCTTGCAAGATTTCCTTGACCGAGCCAGCTTCGCGAACCGCGTTGGCAACACGGGTGGCCAGGTCGTCCGCTTCAGACCGGCTGGCTGCCTCTGCATAGACACGGACTGCATCTTCGGTACCACTTGCACGTGCAAAACTCCGTCCCTTGTTGTACCGAGACATGAGGGACTCGATCTTGGTCTGGAGGCCTGGAGGTGACTCAAGCTTACGCTCTGCATCATAAGCCTTGAAGATGGAGCGATCAGCAACCTCGACGCGGACGAGACGGGAAGGAAGGTCTGTATAAGTTCCAAGCCATTCCTTGGGGCTCCATGACTTGTGGGCAAGGATAGCTTCAACCAGGAGCATGTCAGAGATTGCATCACCGACCGCTTGGTTGATCAAGTCAGTGAGACCTTGCAAACATTCAATCGAGCGTTGCTGGGCCGGGGACTGAGGCTCGGCGCTCTTGATGGTCTTCAGGGCGTTCTCAGAGAAAGTAATGGTACCATGGCCGTTGGCTTCAAAGTAAACGCCAACGTCGAAGCGCATAGCGGCATGGTGGAGATGTTTAACACCGGTGTTAGTGCAGACGGACTGAAGCTTCAACACCTTCTCAATGTAATCCGTGCTGGAGCCATTCGCGTAAGCAGTTTGAATGATACCGATCTTGAGGTTTTGCGCAATACCAGCGCTTCGGGCCAAGTCGCCAATGAAGGAGGCGGCCAGAGTGGCAATGCGATCACCGTCAAGGAGGCGGAAGACGTTGCTCTCATCAACAAAATAGTAGACCAGACGGTCCGCGTCACCGTCCAAGGAGGCGCAACGGTCGAGAACAGCGGCCTTTGAAGATGGAGGAGCACGTTGCTTGGTCTTCACAAAATCGGCGCCGCACTAATCATTAAAGGTTAGTAAGGTTAGTTTGTGATTGTTGGGGTATAGGAAAAGTGGGTGCCATACCTCGAAGTTCAGGCTGTCGGGGTTGATGACGTCGTCGTTGACGACTTTGATATCAAGACCACCCTCCTCAGCACTAGGCAAGTATTTGATTATTTCCCTCAATTTAGGTCCACCAACGCCGTTTGCACAGTCGACAGTCAGGCCTCCCTTGACCTTGATGCCCCTCATCACTCTCTTGAAAGCCTCGGCAAGCTTTTCATAATAACCCTGCTCGGTAGGCTCACCGTACTCATACTGTGTCCCAAGAGTGTTCTTGCAACGGACGATATAGTGCAATTGAGGGGTGGTCATATATTTCATGTCGGCAAACTCGACCTCTGTAGCGGTAAGTGCAGCATTGAGCACACTGACCAGACGAGAGCCAGATGCACGAGTGTCCCGGGCGAAAACCACACGAGCCGGGTTCTCCATGTTGACGTCGATCTCCTGAATCAGTTTTTCATACACATCGGCAATCTTATCCAACGGAGCGTTGGCGAGCTTTGTCGCGTGTTCCTCCCATTCAGCCTACCCAGAGAGCGTGAGCAAAGTATATCAATCGGGACCAATATGCGTTAAGCCTTACTTCCAACATTTCACCCTATACGAACTGTCAGTCCACGCCAATTCCACTATTATTTTACCGGACAAGAGCAACATAAGCAACATACCATTGGGTCAACCAATTTGACACCATTGTCCTGCGCGGGATTGTGGCTGGCCGTGACCATGACACCAATCCATTGTCCACTAAGCTTCCTGGACCGGAGTCCAGCGAGCAAGCCCACAGCAAAGACAACCGTGTTGAGAAGATCACTGCGTGTGTATATGCATTGGTCAAAGTGTACTTGTAGCGTAAATGAAAACACGGGCGATCGTGGGGTCAATTCGTGGAGGCGGGGCTGGAGGAACTGATTCTCCCCAAGGGAAAACTTACGCCTTCATTCGGAACTGgacacaaaaagacaagagTCAGTACTATCCGCAGAGATCATCAATAAGAAACCACTTACTCCAGCAGTGCCATATTGGAAGACCGCCCCCTCTGGCTTGGTATAATTCAGGGCTGCTTCTGTGATCGCTTTCTTAACGGTCGGAGACGCCATTATGTCCACACACAGGAAGGAGGCAGATTGAAGGGATCCCAGAACCGAGGAAAATGGTTTAAGAAAGAGAAAACtccagagagaaagaagagaaagcgaAAACAACCAGAGAAGCAGACCagcaaagaaaaataaaTCAGAAACGGCGATTGTGGCACGAGGTGGGAAGAACTGCCCGCGACGATACTGCCACGGCCCGAGCGGTGAGCGGTGGAAGCCGGGGTGGAAATAACACTACAAAGGAACTACGCCGTATGTAAGACAGCTGGCAATACCGAAGTATGTACTGTGTGCTGCAAGGAGTCTAGTGTGCTTTTATTTCGTTGAGATTTGGCAATTATAGGGTTGGATGGGTCATCCACAGCCACCAGAGATCACTCCGGTAGGGAGAATATCATCCAAAGGCTTCAAAGTGACAAACTCAAGCCTTGTATCGTATCCCAGCTACGTCGTTTTGAATGTCCTTGATAAGGAACCTACCAGTATCGTTGTCAGCCAGACAAATCGCGGGGAATTACGAAGGAGAATCAAGGAAAACTTACGAGTACCACCATGCAGTTGGAATGACGGTCCCGAGGTGCCAGAGACTGTGGGCATCGATCAGCCCATGCCAGGGGGGAAAGTCAAGCAGCTCCAGGCTCATGGCCAATATGATCCAGAGAACAATCATTCCTGGCCAAGCGGTCCACATTTTCTGCTGCTTCCGATACCGATAGATACTGAATCCGACCCACAGTACATTCGATATCATTCCAACCACGATATTGGCAATCATGTTGTAGGTATAGTCCCATGACCAGAAGCTCAGATAGCACACGTGCAAGGTGTAAAGGACAGCACAGAGCACAGTCAATAGGCGGCGCAACGTCGGTTTAAACCGGGGAGTCTCCTGGTCTAGGCGCAAGACCCGGATGGCAGCAAGATAGAGACCATACATGACATTCGCCCCGGCTCCGAAATAGTCCAGCTTCTCCGTGAGTGGAAAGTCCCTGCAGTGGAAGATCGTGCTAAACGTCCAACACGCCAGACCACAGTATCCAAACCAAATATAGTATTTCCGGAGGGAATGCCAGGCTGGGATCGACTCTTTAATTCGGGAAATACCATGCCAATGGGCCAGGAAGTTCAGCAGAGAAAAGATGACAGAAAACGGTTCCTGCATGCCGATCATTCTGCGAAACGGCCATTTTCCATGGAACTGGACGATAGGAGTGATCATCGGAGGGTCTCGAGCGACTCGGAGGTCAGTGACAACATGTTGGCAGGTATAATCGCATTCAGCCGGACAGTTCCAGAGCATGAGGCGGAGATGGAATGCTAAGGACAGACCAATTAGCCAGCGGAAGCAATCTCATGGTAAGAGCAGGTAGGCATACGAATAACCGAATTGCCATCTTTGCAGTTCTCAGCCTGGCAGACCTGTTGGCTTGTTCGTGAGCTGTCCTTTGCGATCCAAGTAAACAGCTAAACTACCTTGACACATTCTTTGAACTCCGGGAGGTGGTCTCCCAAAGAAGCTGAAGACTTTCCAATCAGGGTAGCGAATataaaaaagacaaaaagaCAGGAGAATGTTCTCCCTATGGTGCCCAAGCCCATTGTAACAATTCTGCCAAGCACTGGCACCTGTCAGCGCGTGAGTTTCAGGAGAAGCGCCGCAATGAATATAGCTCCCATATGGCGGCCGCCCCGGGCGGAGTGAATTCCGCCGGCAGTATGGGGTCTTGGCATTTTTGCCCCGATACGGACATTGCATGCTAGTTActagagaaagagaggagtAAAAAGGATGCCGTATTCTAGTAATAAAATTGAAAGCTTCATGATTACCGTTGACACATATGAAGAGTTGTTATAACTGTATGGCCAGCCCCAATCAGGACAAGGCACTATGATCACATGATTTGAGCCCAAATCGGGCTAGTCTGGTCTGGAGCAGAGACTAACCTTGATTGGAACATGgcggagaaaaaaaaaaaaagctcGCGGCAAACCACCCTCTTCCATATCGCATAATAGAGGACTTTCGTTTGGTTTTACTTGTGTCcgtctctttcttcttttattattatctacGCACTCCAACTTTTCACTCTTTTTGGGATTTGACTTGCGATTTGCACTCCACCAACATGTCTGAGAGACAACCGTCTATCGAGCCCTCTGCTATGATGACCAGCAGCGCGGATCGTATGGCTGGTGATGACCATGCCGAAGTGCGCTACTTCACTAGGTATGAATAATTCCCAACCAACCTGGCTTATTATTTATATGGCTAACAATGCAATAGCTACGATCACCATGGTAAATGCGTCTCCGGAATTCCGTCTGGTTTGGTATACAAGTGCTAACTTCGCAACCCCCACTTAGGCATTCACGAGGAAATGCTTGTAAGCACCACCGTCCCACAACCGTTCACCCTTCTTATGCTAATTTGCGATTCTTTTATAGAAAGATGACGTTCGCACGAGATCGTACCGTGACTCCATCTACCAGAACCGCCACGTTTTCAAGGATAAAGTCGTTCTCGATGTCGGGTGCGGAACCGGTATTCTCAGCATGTACGTGCAAAAAGAAACCACGAATCCCAGGGGAGGGAATCATACTGATGGACGCTATTTTGTATAAAGGTTCGCTGCTAAGGCCGGTGCTAAACATGTAATTGGTGTCGATATGTCGTCAATCATCGAAAAGGCTCGCGAGATCGTCGAAGTCAACGGCCTGACCAGCA from Aspergillus chevalieri M1 DNA, chromosome 1, nearly complete sequence includes the following:
- a CDS encoding PGAP3/PER1 family protein (COG:S;~EggNog:ENOG410PID0;~InterPro:IPR007217;~PFAM:PF04080;~SECRETED:SignalP(1-28);~TransMembrane:7 (n12-23c28/29o107-124i145-164o176-195i207-229o235-255i267-287o299-318i);~go_process: GO:0006506 - GPI anchor biosynthetic process [Evidence IEA]), which translates into the protein MGLGTIGRTFSCLFVFFIFATLIGKSSASLGDHLPEFKECVKVCQAENCKDGNSVIPFHLRLMLWNCPAECDYTCQHVVTDLRVARDPPMITPIVQFHGKWPFRRMIGMQEPFSVIFSLLNFLAHWHGISRIKESIPAWHSLRKYYIWFGYCGLACWTFSTIFHCRDFPLTEKLDYFGAGANVMYGLYLAAIRVLRLDQETPRFKPTLRRLLTVLCAVLYTLHVCYLSFWSWDYTYNMIANIVVGMISNVLWVGFSIYRYRKQQKMWTAWPGMIVLWIILAMSLELLDFPPWHGLIDAHSLWHLGTVIPTAWWYSFLIKDIQNDVAGIRYKA
- the agm1 gene encoding phosphoacetylglucosamine mutase PCM1 (BUSCO:EOG092621YU;~COG:G;~EggNog:ENOG410PHNA;~InterPro:IPR016657,IPR036900,IPR016055,IPR005844, IPR005843;~PFAM:PF00408;~go_function: GO:0004610 - phosphoacetylglucosamine mutase activity [Evidence IEA];~go_function: GO:0016868 - intramolecular transferase activity, phosphotransferases [Evidence IEA];~go_process: GO:0005975 - carbohydrate metabolic process [Evidence IEA];~go_process: GO:0071704 - organic substance metabolic process [Evidence IEA]), with amino-acid sequence MVTASHNPAQDNGVKLVDPMGEMLEAEWEEHATKLANAPLDKIADVYEKLIQEIDVNMENPARVVFARDTRASGSRLVSVLNAALTATEVEFADMKYMTTPQLHYIVRCKNTLGTQYEYGEPTEQGYYEKLAEAFKRVMRGIKVKGGLTVDCANGVGGPKLREIIKYLPSAEEGGLDIKVVNDDVINPDSLNFECGADFVKTKQRAPPSSKAAVLDRCASLDGDADRLVYYFVDESNVFRLLDGDRIATLAASFIGDLARSAGIAQNLKIGIIQTAYANGSSTDYIEKVLKLQSVCTNTGVKHLHHAAMRFDVGVYFEANGHGTITFSENALKTIKSAEPQSPAQQRSIECLQGLTDLINQAVGDAISDMLLVEAILAHKSWSPKEWLGTYTDLPSRLVRVEVADRSIFKAYDAERKLESPPGLQTKIESLMSRYNKGRSFARASGTEDAVRVYAEAASRSEADDLATRVANAVREAGSVKEILQAS